The following coding sequences are from one Nicotiana tabacum cultivar K326 chromosome 1, ASM71507v2, whole genome shotgun sequence window:
- the LOC107785888 gene encoding pentatricopeptide repeat-containing protein At5g55740, chloroplastic-like, whose amino-acid sequence MASLPINSNINPHTLTLKPKTSLNFPHTHFITYQEDGRNDKLLHKSYFKRIGSLCKEGQLQEAADLLNEMEYRNLYVGPEFYGELLQGCVYERDLQLGQQIHSKILKSGDFFAKNEYIETKLVIFYAKCDAFDVSNHLFCRLRKQNVFSWAAIIGLSCRMNLSEEALWRFVEMLENGVLGDNFVLPNVLKACGALNFVDFGKCVHGHVCKLGFEGCVFVASSLIDMYGKCGVLTDARKVFDCMVERNVVAWNSIIVSYMQNGYNEEAIGVFYDMRTEGIEPTRVTLSSLLSASANLCALEEGKQAHAISILSGLDLDKILGSSLINFYAKVGLVDNAELIFDRLIERDVVTWNLLMSCYFHSGRIDKALSLSCLMRLKGFSFDSVTLSSILSASADLRNLNLGKEGHCFCIRHNFDKDVVVASGIINMYAKCEKILDARRVFDYTKEKDVILWNTLLAAYAEGGLSGESLRLFYQMQLYGLPQNTISWNSVILGFLRNGQINEAIDMFSQMKAVGLDPNIVTYTTLISGLSRNGYSSEALTYFKKLLQAGYRPNSASIVASLSASINIASLNDGRAIHGYILRQKIPLSLPVATSLVDMYAKCGNLKCAKCIFNLIPEKELPLYNAMISGYALHGCAVEALALFKCLCKGGVEPDSITFTSVLSSCCHAGLVKEGLAVLYDMVSLYNMKPSLEHYGCMISLLSRCGDLYEAMQLIQKMPFKPDANVFESLLVACRELRETQLEEHIANFLIKMEPDNSGHYVSLSNAYATTGRWDEVSKLRDLMKKKGLRKRPGCSWIQVGTEFHMFVSGDRWHSHIQEISTILALLDWEMQLTRLSFDS is encoded by the coding sequence ATGGCTTCACTGCCCATTAACTCCAATATAAACCCACACACCCTTACCCTTAAACCCAAAACATCTCTCAACTTCCCCCACACTCATTTCATAACTTACCAAGAAGATGGCAGAAACGATAAACTTCTCCATAAATCTTACTTCAAACGCATTGGGTCTCTATGCAAAGAAGGTCAACTTCAAGAAGCTGCGGACCTTCTCAACGAAATGGAGTACCGAAATCTGTACGTTGGACCTGAGTTCTATGGTGAACTCCTCCAAGGCTGTGTGTACGAGCGAGACCTTCAATTGGGCCAGCAAATTCATTCAAAGATTCTGAAGAGTGGTGATTTCTTTGCCAAGAATGAGTACATTGAGACAAAGCTTGTGATTTTCTACGCAAAGTGTGATGCTTTTGATGTTTCCAACCATCTGTTTTGCAGACTAAGAAAACAGAATGTGTTTTCTTGGGCTGCAATTATTGGACTAAGTTGCAGGATGAATTTGTCAGAAGAAGCTTTGTGGAGATTCGTTGAAATGCTAGAAAATGGCGTTTTAGGCGACAATTTTGTTCTCCCAAATGTTCTGAAAGCTTGTGGTGCCCTAAATTTTGTTGATTTTGGGAAATGTGTTCATGGGCATGTCTGTAAATTAGGTTTTGAAGGTTGTGTATTTGTAGCGAGTAGTCTCATTGATATGTATGGAAAATGTGGGGTTTTGACTGATGCAAGAAAGGTTTTTGATTGTATGGTTGAAAGAAATGTAGTGGCCTGGAACTCAATAATTGTGAGTTATATGCAAAATGGATACAATGAGGAAGCTATTGGAGTCTTCTATGATATGAGGACCGAAGGAATTGAACCAACTCGTGTAACTCTGTCAAGCCTTCTTTCAGCTTCAGCCAACTTATGTGCTTTGGAAGAAGGTAAGCAAGCGCATGCTATATCTATTCTTAGTGGATTAGATTTAGATAAGATTTTGGGGAGTTCTCTTATAAACTTTTATGCTAAAGTTGGTTTGGTTGATAATGCTGAGCTAATATTTGATAGGCTGATTGAGAGAGATGTGGTAACATGGAACTTGTTAATGTCTTGTTATTTTCATTCTGGTCGGATTGACAAGGCTCTCAGCTTGTCTTGTTTGATGAGATTGAAAGGCTTTAGCTTTGACTCTGTGACACTGTCATCAATATTATCCGCCTCAGCAGATTTAAGGAATTTAAATCTTGGCAAAGAGGGGCACTGTTTTTGTATCAGACACAATTTTGATAAGGATGTAGTTGTAGCTAGTGGTATTATAAATATGTATGCCAAATGTGAGAAAATCCTTGATGCAAGACGGGTTTTTGACTATACCAAAGAGAAAGATGTAATTTTGTGGAATACATTATTGGCTGCTTATGCAGAAGGGGGTTTGAGTGGTGAGTCGTTAAGATTGTTTTACCAGATGCAGCTCTATGGTCTACCGCAAAATACCATATCTTGGAATTCCGTAATTCTTGGTTTCTTAAGAAATGGACAGATAAATGAGGCCATAGACATGTTTTCACAAATGAAAGCTGTTGGTTTAGACCCTAATATAGTTACTTATACTACTCTTATCAGTGGTCTATCTCGAAATGGTTACAGTAGTGAGGCCCttacatattttaaaaaactgCTTCAAGCAGGGTATCGACCAAATAGTGCAAGTATCGTTGCTTCCCTCTCAGCTTCTATAAATATAGCATCACTGAACGATGGAAGAGCCATTCATGGATACATTTTAAGGCAAAAGATTCCATTATCTCTTCCAGTGGCAACTTCATTAGTTGATATGTATGCTAAATGCGGAAATCTAAAATGTGCAAAATGCATTTTTAATCTGATCCCAGAAAAGGAGTTACCCTTGTATAATGCTATGATATCTGGTTATGCTTTACATGGATGTGCTGTAGAAGCTCTTGCATTGTTCAAATGTCTATGCAAGGGAGGCGTGGAACCAGACAGCATAACCTTCACTAGTGTCCTATCCTCTTGTTGTCATGCTGGACTGGTAAAAGAAGGTTTAGCTGTTCTTTATGACATGGTCTCTTTGTATAATATGAAGCCAAGTTTGGAACATTATGGTTGTATGATCAGTCTTCTCTCTAGGTGCGGTGATCTCTATGAAGCTATGCAGCTCATTCAGAAGATGCCTTTCAAACCTGATGCAAATGTTTTCGAATCACTACTTGTGGCTTGTAGAGAACTCAGAGAGACACAACTCGAGGAACATATAGCTAATTTTTTGATTAAGATGGAACCAGATAATTCAGGGCACTATGTCTCACTTTCAAATGCATATGCAACAACTGGAAGATGGGATGAAGTCTCAAAACTAAGGGATTTGATGAAAAAAAAGGGTCTTAGGAAAAGACCTGGATGCAGTTGGATTCAAGTTGGAACAGAGTTTCATATGTTTGTTTCAGGAGACAGGTGGCATTCACACATACAGGAAATAAGTACAATATTGGCTTTGCTGGATTGGGAAATGCAGCTTACTAGACTCTCTTTCGACAGCTGA